Proteins encoded by one window of Ramlibacter tataouinensis:
- a CDS encoding leucyl aminopeptidase, translating to MNFELKALGLAEAAAQKCDALVVVMGEDFAGGSDPVSRLAQEARKAGDFEGKPGKLLQAYRFEGVAASRLVLAGAGDGSAKRIQAAVHAAVAALRSKGVKRLVVCLPADAPEGAVRAAVAGTAEASYVFVATKSKPEGRELQRVTIAVAGDVAAHQGAFDAARAAANGIEFARELGNLPPNLATPTRLGEEAKKLAKAHGFQCEVLGPKEVAKLGMGALAAVARGSEEPLRFIVLKYQGAAASEAPVVLVGKGITFDSGGISIKPAPEMDEMKFDMGGAASVLGTFRALGEVRPAINVVGLIPSCENLPDGRALKPGDVLTSLSGQTIEVLNTDAEGRLILCDALTYAERFKPRAVVDIATLTGACVIALGAVRSGLFASDDDLALALQEAGDAACDPCWRMPLDDEYGEGLKTNFADMANVAGRPAGAVTAAKFLQRFASRYPWAHLDIAGTAWKGGAAKGATGRPVGLLVQYLLGQQAPSAAGRKPAAAAKRKPAAGAAMARRTGGAGRKAAA from the coding sequence ATGAACTTCGAACTCAAGGCACTGGGGCTCGCCGAGGCGGCCGCGCAAAAGTGCGATGCACTGGTGGTGGTGATGGGCGAGGACTTCGCCGGCGGGTCCGACCCGGTGTCGCGGCTGGCGCAGGAGGCGCGCAAGGCCGGCGACTTCGAAGGCAAGCCCGGCAAGCTCCTGCAGGCCTACCGGTTCGAGGGCGTCGCCGCCAGCCGGCTGGTGCTGGCGGGGGCGGGCGACGGTTCTGCCAAACGCATCCAGGCCGCCGTGCATGCCGCGGTAGCCGCCCTGCGCAGCAAGGGCGTCAAGCGCCTGGTCGTCTGCCTGCCGGCCGACGCGCCCGAAGGCGCGGTGCGCGCCGCCGTCGCCGGCACGGCCGAGGCCAGCTACGTCTTCGTCGCCACCAAATCCAAGCCGGAAGGCCGCGAACTGCAGCGCGTCACGATTGCCGTGGCGGGTGACGTCGCGGCCCACCAGGGCGCTTTCGATGCGGCCCGCGCTGCCGCCAACGGCATCGAATTCGCCCGCGAGCTGGGCAACCTGCCGCCCAACCTGGCCACGCCCACGCGGCTGGGCGAGGAGGCGAAGAAGCTGGCCAAGGCGCATGGGTTCCAGTGCGAGGTGCTGGGCCCGAAGGAAGTCGCCAAACTGGGCATGGGCGCGCTCGCGGCCGTGGCACGCGGCTCCGAGGAGCCGCTGCGCTTCATCGTGCTGAAGTACCAGGGTGCGGCGGCCTCCGAGGCGCCGGTGGTGCTGGTCGGCAAGGGCATCACCTTCGACAGCGGCGGCATCTCGATCAAGCCGGCGCCCGAGATGGACGAGATGAAGTTCGACATGGGCGGCGCCGCCAGCGTGCTGGGCACCTTCCGCGCACTGGGCGAGGTCCGGCCGGCCATCAACGTCGTCGGCCTCATCCCCAGCTGCGAGAACCTGCCCGACGGCCGCGCCCTCAAGCCGGGGGACGTGCTCACCAGCCTGAGCGGGCAGACCATCGAAGTGCTGAACACCGACGCCGAGGGCCGCCTGATCCTGTGCGACGCGCTGACCTATGCCGAGCGGTTCAAGCCGCGCGCCGTGGTCGACATCGCGACGCTCACGGGCGCCTGCGTCATCGCGCTGGGCGCCGTGCGCAGCGGCCTGTTCGCCAGCGACGACGATCTCGCCCTGGCGCTGCAGGAGGCGGGCGATGCGGCCTGCGATCCCTGCTGGCGCATGCCGCTGGACGACGAGTACGGCGAGGGCCTGAAGACCAACTTCGCCGACATGGCCAACGTGGCCGGTCGCCCGGCCGGCGCCGTGACGGCCGCCAAGTTCCTGCAGCGCTTCGCATCCCGCTACCCGTGGGCCCACCTGGACATCGCCGGCACGGCCTGGAAGGGCGGCGCGGCCAAGGGCGCCACCGGCCGCCCGGTCGGCCTCCTGGTGCAGTACCTGCTGGGCCAGCAGGCGCCCAGCGCTGCCGGTCGCAAGCCGGCTGCCGCTGCCAAGCGCAAGCCTGCCGCCGGCGCCGCCATGGCCAGGCGCACGGGCGGCGCGGGCCGCAAGGCGGCCGCCTGA
- a CDS encoding DNA polymerase III subunit chi — MTEVAFHFNAPDKLGYACRLVRKAWGTGAQVVVTGEDDVLRELDIALWSFSPLDFLPHCHDAAQGQRVQARSPIVLASAPRSAPHQQVLVNLGAAVPEGFERFERLIEVVSAEPDDRQHGRRRWRHYKDRGYAVDQFEVGPAR, encoded by the coding sequence ATGACCGAGGTCGCGTTCCACTTCAACGCGCCCGACAAGCTGGGCTACGCGTGCCGGCTGGTGCGCAAGGCCTGGGGCACGGGCGCGCAGGTGGTCGTGACCGGGGAGGACGATGTCCTGCGCGAGCTGGACATCGCCCTGTGGTCGTTCAGCCCGCTTGACTTTTTGCCGCATTGCCATGACGCCGCCCAGGGGCAGCGGGTCCAGGCCCGCTCGCCCATCGTGCTGGCATCGGCGCCGCGTTCGGCGCCGCACCAGCAGGTGCTGGTGAACCTGGGCGCCGCGGTGCCCGAGGGCTTCGAACGCTTCGAGCGCCTGATCGAAGTCGTTTCGGCCGAGCCGGACGACCGGCAGCACGGGCGGCGCCGCTGGCGCCACTACAAGGATCGCGGCTACGCCGTCGACCAGTTCGAAGTGGGGCCCGCGCGCTGA